Within Rhododendron vialii isolate Sample 1 chromosome 12a, ASM3025357v1, the genomic segment GAGATTAGTTATCTAAGTTAGGTCTGAACCTTGAAATTGCAGGCCGGTGGCCCATTCTACCCTCTGGAAACTGGTAGGAGAGACAGCACTATGTCTTTCTCAGAAGTTGCGACTTACGATCTTCCTACTCCATATGACATTCTCCCAAAAACAGTGGCATCATTTGCATTGAGGGGGTTCAATGAAAGAGAGACAGTCAGTCTCTTAGGTACTAAGTACTAACATTTCCTTCCTtactctttttctctttctccaatgTTTTCTCGCTGAAAAGTCCctggttttggtttgttcttTGCATTGTAACTTTATCTTCTGTAAGGGTTGTTATTTGTCAGTTGGTTCGAGCGTTCATTCTTCCTAGGGTATTGCAATTCCTGTCCTCTCTAATTTTCGCTGGATTAAGATGAGCATTTGAATTGCTGTATTTGCTTTGTCAATGAAACTGTAGGAATCTACACTTATAGAACATTTTTTCACCCTTTGAAGACAGCATGATCAAGAAACCTGAAAATGTACTAGCATGTACATGGTGAAGGAAAACTGTAAAACACATGAACACCAAGGTGAATGTAACATAGTAATTGGTTAGGGTGAGTTTCGTGTCTTGCCAACCAAAGCAACTTGTCTCAGAAGTTGGGTCTCTTATTTTTCAGCCATTGAACTGTATTATTCATGTTCATCATCCTAATCACCTACAATGAGCCTCTTTGTGTTTCGTTGAATGGGTATTTCAGTTCCAGCAATTTAATCGAGTATTATTCATTTATGCTATCCTTTTCTTGTTAATGAGTTTTCTGACCATGGTCCTTGTGAATACCTATCtggtgaattttcttttttctgatcTTGTTCCAGTCCAACATGTATGACAGAAAGTGGTTTTATCTTGTTAGATCTTTCTGATGATGCTCAGCTTTGCCAATGAACTTATACTTCggtttcttttcttgattttgctGGCAATAGGTGCTCACAGCATTGGAACAGTCCACTGCAGATTCTTCCTCAGTCGGCTTTACAACTTTGACAGGACTGATGAACCCGACCCAACCCTGGATATAGAATTCCTTAACCTACTGAGATCAAGATGCAACAATAACCACAcatcatcatcaccatcacTGTCACCGTCACCGTCATCATCATGCCCATCATTGTCACCATCTTGTGTTGGGGACCCAGTTTCACCTCCCTCGCCACAGGTGCCAGGAGTGGAGATGGACTATGAAGGGAAGGGATCGGGTTTTGGCACGTTATACTACCGTAGCCTACTTCAGGGTAGAGGAATCCTCTATGTCGATCAGCAGTTGACAGTTGGGGAAGAAACTGAGGCTTGGGTTAGAGCATATGCCTTGGATGCTTCCTTGTTCAGACGGGACTTTGCTAAAGCAATGATGAAGCTTTCCAATCTTGGAGTGCTGATTGCTCCAGCGGGCCAGGTTCGGATCAGTTGTTCAAAGACCGTGTGAGAAAGGTAGCGTTTTTCCAAAAGGGGTTTTGTTGAGACTTGAAGTTTGTAGTTTCAGCTTCCAGTTTATACACAATGAATCGTATGCTAGTATTTGTTCATTAAAggcaaaaaaggtaaaaaaatttccatagctattgagctaGTTTCCCACTGTATATGCTACTAGTTCGACCTGCTTTTTCACAGTCCATATCCTCTCACATCAAGTGTTTCTGTCATTGAAGTAGTCTGGGAGTGTTTAGGAAACTCAGAAAAGgatttgttctagttttttagTTTCGGCTATCAGTTCATATACAATGAATCATAGTATCTCTCATGGTTGTCTGTCACATGTGGAGAATGGTAGAAATTTGTTCATAGCTACATTACATGTTCTTCCTCTTGTAGTGTTTCTGTCATTCAAGTAAACTCTGAAGAGAATTtagtgcaattttttattttttattttgtagtttTAGGCACAAGTTTATGTAAATGTCGTGTATTTGTTCAGAAAATGGGCAGAAATGATAGAGATTTACAATGTGCTTGGATGTGGGAAATTTATTGCACTGTGTAGTCTAAATGCTGTTTGACACCAATAGTTCAGCATTCTTGTCCATTGCATATTCTCTTTTCTAGTGTTTCTCTCTTTGAAGTAATTTGGAATCTTGCTTATATAAAAAATAGAAGTGCGAAAATTTGTAAACTCTGAAGAGATTTGTTTCAGATACCAGTTTACATAAATATTGGTAATTGTTCATTAAATGGCAGAGATGTTGGTTATATCTCACGGGTGTTAAGGGGCTTCATGAAATCAGTACAAAAGTTGTTCTATTTCCTTTGTAGATGCACTTGGATGTGGGTTTTTGAAGCTTTTTCATGGAGATGATATGAGCATACTGAAAATACACATGGCAATTGGCAAAGAGATGACATGAACTCTTGGTCTCATAGAGTtgagtacacacacacacacacacacacacacacacacacagaaatgACAAGCAAATAAATCGATGGAGAGATATCCGGTTGTGTGCACAGGGAAGAAGTAAATCTATTGTAAGTGTCTAGAACTTCAAAGGGCCGAGTCTGCGCGATGAACTTGTAATGCTTGTCGAGGGCTGTGGAAGGAAGAACTCAGAATACATGTCCATGAAGAACTTGTTGACAATGTCAAGGTAGACCGGGGATTTAAGCCTAGAGTAGAGGTGAAGCACTTCTTCTATATCCAACACATGATCCACATCATTCACATCCATCATTTCCAACTCTTTCATCTTCTGCGCCAGAACACAACCCCCGTTGGCAATCACAGGACACGGCTCCCCTCTCTTGCCTTCACGCGAATTACGTCCCGTTTTCTTCAcgtccatttctctctcttcatctctgTTGATCAGAGAATTCCGctcttctccctcctcctccaccagCACTTTGGCAAATGCAGAagtcttcttattcttcttcattttctcattATCAGACTCCCATAGCTCAGAGAAGTCTTTGTAGAAATCATCCAGCTGTTGCACATTTTGGCTGTTGGGATTCAGTGAACGGGATTTGGGTAGTTTTTGGTACCCTCCAATGAGGACTGACTTGAGGTTCTGGAGGGTTTTGTGGAGGAAAATCTTGGTGTTTTGAACGGCTTTTCTTAGCAGCATTTGTGGCTCTGAAATTGTTCCCTCTCTCTGAAATTTACACAACTTGTTTGGCTTCTTTCCTCGCTAGAAACTGGTTCAATTATACAGCAAAGAGAGATGGGGACCCTTGAAGCTTCTTGCCTTTGCCCTGAGACAAAAGGGAGCTGAATTGATGGTGATTAAAAAGTATTCTGATTTGGCTcccatttccttttctttttttttgtctgttcACATCCTCCTATGTTTGATTTTTCCTCTATCTCTCAACGCCGTCTGATCGACAACGCGATCAAACGGCGAGAGTATTTGCTTTGAGCTCCAAGTAGGAGTACAATATATTGTTTATTCACAGAAACATTTTGGTAGGGATTAGTTTAAGAGAATTAGGAATCCAATGAttattgatgatttcatttttgACTACCTGTTGTTGAAAGGGAAGGGGCATTGATTATGAGGAATAGGTTAAAGGAGCTAGGTACCAGTGGGTTGGTGAAAGCTTGTTCTATCCATCCTTGCTTTTCAGCAACTAATAAGTACAGTACTTCAGTATTTTTTAGCCAGTTTTTTGGCCCATTTGGACCTACTAATGATTAAGGATCCTAAGCTATACTTAAATTGCAGTAGGCTTTTTGGTTTTATGTACAAATGTATAAGATTTTGTCATTGTTTACAAGGTTCCTCTTATAGCTGCATCTGAAATAGGTATGATTCTAAGTGAATATCGTTTAGTAGAAAGGTACGTCCGGGCCAACTCATGCTTACTTTGACTTGTCTCATGTCCCGTCAAAGGGAGGCCAAGCTTGTCGGGATTAGAGAAACTCTTGTGGCCTAAAGAGTAAATGTTGTAgtattttttgtggattttCTAATCCTGGCGTAGATGATCAGTCTTTAACCAAACATGAGAAAGGATTAATTGAGATGCGAATAAGCTAACCTGTACACCCTGACCATCAAACCAAAAAACCTTTCCTTTATAAAACAGAACGTATTTGCGTCGGGTGCAATGCGGTTCGAGGGACTGGAAGTTTGTCATGGCATTTAGTATG encodes:
- the LOC131309837 gene encoding putative Peroxidase 48; protein product: MDFMRKLSFLVFLMCVLISLKKENAETKKSFPPITLSPSNSASSMSRPMFLSNKFKKQQEASDSSSSGYDFYGDSSGSLEYDFYRESCPEAEKIIRSRVQDLYYRHPDVAPSLLRLVFHDCFIEGCDASVLLDAVDGVDGEKESPPNETLKGFDVIDIIKSELEEACPGIVSCADILVFAARESVALAGGPFYPLETGRRDSTMSFSEVATYDLPTPYDILPKTVASFALRGFNERETVSLLGAHSIGTVHCRFFLSRLYNFDRTDEPDPTLDIEFLNLLRSRCNNNHTSSSPSLSPSPSSSCPSLSPSCVGDPVSPPSPQVPGVEMDYEGKGSGFGTLYYRSLLQGRGILYVDQQLTVGEETEAWVRAYALDASLFRRDFAKAMMKLSNLGVLIAPAGQVRISCSKTV
- the LOC131309838 gene encoding uncharacterized protein LOC131309838 encodes the protein MLLRKAVQNTKIFLHKTLQNLKSVLIGGYQKLPKSRSLNPNSQNVQQLDDFYKDFSELWESDNEKMKKNKKTSAFAKVLVEEEGEERNSLINRDEEREMDVKKTGRNSREGKRGEPCPVIANGGCVLAQKMKELEMMDVNDVDHVLDIEEVLHLYSRLKSPVYLDIVNKFFMDMYSEFFLPQPSTSITSSSRRLGPLKF